In the genome of Bremerella sp. P1, the window GTTCATGGCCAACTCGTTCTGACCTGCGGCGTTTTCGGGTTGTTTTCGCAGCCGGGCAGCGGCTTCGGGAGAAATCATGCCAGCCTCGTTCGCCAAGGCTTCCATTTGTGCCTGGGCCGCGGTGGGATCTTGCTGCTGGGGCATCGACCCCAACGCTTCGTCGACGTTGTCGATTTGATCGAGCTGTTCGCCAGCTGTCTCTGCGAGCTGATTGGCTGCTTCCTTCGCTGCTTCGCGAAGTGCCTTGGCGGCCTCGGTCAGCTTCTGCTGAGCTTCCCGCGACTGGGTCTGAAGCTCTTGGGCCTGTTTGCCGGTCGCTTCGGGGGACTGTTGCGGCTTGGCCATTTGCTTGGCGGCGTCACTGGCCTTGTCGATCTGGTCTTGTGCTTGCTTCAGCGCATCTGCGGCTTGTGGAGCTGTATTTTCGGTGCCTTCGGCGACTCGGTTTGCCACGGCGGCGATGTCGCTTTGAGTCTCTGCCAACGCTTCCATGTCTTGGTTCTGGCCTTGCTCTGGATCGTTAGCAACCTTGGCGGCGTCGCGAGTGATCTCTTGCTGGGCGGCAGCGGCTCGATCAAGAGCTTCCGCTGCCCGGGCGAGTTCGCCGATCTTGGTCGCTAACTGCTGACGCTTGGCGTCGGCCAACGTCGAAGCGACGTTTTCCAGGGCCTGGCGTGTGGCGTCGGTGGCTTCTTCCTGGGCTTGGGCTGTCTCTTCCTGATTGTCGGAGGTTGCTTCTTCGGCAGCAGCCGCGGCTTCGTTGGCACTGGCTTTCGCTTCGGCGATCATTGGCTTGACGGAATCAGGAAGGTTCTCCGTATTTGCGGCTTCGTCTAACGCTTGCTTGGCTTCCTGCTGCATTTGAGCAACTGCGTCCGCGTTGTCGGGGTTCTTCTCGAACTGCTCTTCCGCGGCGGTTTGTTTCTCGAGTGCGTTTTCCAGATCCTGCTGGGCTTCTTCCAACGCGGCGATCTGTTCTTCTCGCTCGTCGGCGCTGGCGATGTTCGGTGGGACGGCCTGCTCGATGAGTTGCTCTTTCAGCGTTTCCAGCTTCGCCAGCACCTCGTCTTGCTTCTCGACGGCGGCTTCCTGGTCGGCTTCAAACAACTCGGCGACTGCTTCGGCAGCGGCTTCGCTCGCTTCTTCTAACTGCTCAACGTTCTCAGGCTGGCTGGTCATCTCTTTGGCGAGCTCTTCCAGCTTCTTCTGAATCGATTCCTGCTTCTGCGAGAGTTCGTCCGCCTTCTCTGGAGTCAACTCTGACTTGCTGGTCTCTTCTTTGACGGTCTCCTGTTCGTCTTTCAGCTTCTCGATCTCGTTCATCGCCGATTCGAGGCTGTTGTCGGCCAGACCTTGCGCCTTTTGCAGGTCTTCGAGGATTCTGTAGAGAGCGGCAACGAACGCATCCTGATGGACACTGGCACCGGAATAGCGGCCTTCACGAATGCTGGTCAGAGCGCCTTGAGCTTCTTCCGAGGCGTTTTCCTCTTTCAGAATCTGTTGCCCGGCGATGGCCGAGTTCGCCAAGGAACCGCCCCAGCTACGCATGTCGAGAAGAGCTTCTTCCAGGTGATGGAACATCATGATCGCGTCGGTTTGACGCGAGAGATTCGCCAGAGCAGCGGCGTCGCGCGATTCCATTGGAAGCTGCGGCAGACCTCGCGTCTGGGTCGAAACCGTTTCTTGAACGGCAATGAGTTCCCGCACTTGGGCATTCAAGCGGGCCAGTCGCATGCGGCGGTACAGTCGTTGGCGTTCGGCCATCAGCGTGAGCAGCACCTTGCGAACTTCGTCGCGTGCTTCGGTGATAGCCGTGACACGCTCTTTCCCTTGCACTTCCTGAGCCAGGATCAGTTTCTGGACGACGCCCTGCATCTCGTTGCTGATCAGTTCGTCCAGGTTTTCCCGCATTTGCAGGATGTCGTTATAGATGGGGACTTCGGTCAGTCCATTTTGTTTAAGCTGTGCCGCTTGCAGGTCAAGGACCTGCGAGACCAGTTGCCGCGTCAGGGCCTGGGCTTGCTGCTGGATGTATTGCTTTCGACGCAACTGGCTGACATCGGTGTCTTGCGCAGTCGCGACCGGTGGCAGCACCATGCTGGCCGTCATCACGAGGGAAAGAATCAAGCTGGCAAAAATCGAGCGTATCATTGGGTTTCTCCCAAGCCTAATTGCTGTTGGATCAACTCGCTCAGCATTTGTTCCGATTGCTTGTCGGCTTCCGCGATGGCAGCCAGTACCGTGCTCTCGTCACCAATCTCTAGGTTAATTGGATCGCTTTGCCCCGCCATTTCTTCCGCGTTGCCGCGGAAATCAGTAGCTCGAAGCGTCACTTCAACCCGATCGCCCACTTCCAGAGCCCAGGGGGACAGATCGAGTGCGAATTCCCCTTCGGCCGTCTTCTGCGGAGGCTGATTCGCCGCGAAGCTCTTCAGGGGAACTTCCACCACGCGGGGAGCTGTCTGCCCGCGATGAATCTTCAATTGAAACACCAGGTTCGCCAGGCCAAAGTCATCGGACGCTCGGTAGCGGACGACCGGCGACGCGGTTGCCAGGACAATGTGGTGGATCGTCTGCAGCGATGCGCTCGGGATTCGGTCAGGCACCACGCGAATCGTTCCCCGAATCGGTGATGCCGGGGACAGGCCATACTTGTCGATGGCATTGAGTTGGTAGGTGACCGTTTCCTGGATGTTGCTCAGTGATGCCTGTTGGTCGTCGAGACGCCAGGTGTTCTCCGAGTCTGCGACCGGCGACAGCTTGGTAACCGATTGCGAAACACCACGCAAAAGCGTTAGCTCTGGGGCGTCCAGTTCGCGATCGGCGACAACTTTCAACGAGACGTCGCTTCCCGCCAACACAGCCATATGTGTGGAGGAAGAATTGCTGGCAAGCTGAATGTTCTTTGCATAGTCCGGCGGAGTCGCTGCGAGTTCAACCTTGAGGGCAGGCAGCGTGATGATCTCAATGTTGAGCACAGGGCTCACTGCATCGCCAGCGAATACCTGGTACTGGATTGGTTGAATGAGTCGCGGAATCGAATAGACGTACTCACCCGAGTCGTCATCGGTTGGATCCAGGGTGGCCGACGTCGCTTCTCCTTTTTCATCTTCCAGGGTCACTCGGCACGTCTTGGGAAGAACGCCGTCGCAAGCGATCGTCAGTTCGAGCCCGCTTCCATAACCGACGGGAATCGGCTGGGTGGGATCGCTCAAGTCGACCTCTTGTCCATTGACCGAGATGGAGGTGATCAATGTTTTTGTTGGATAGTTGACGTGAGCCAGGGTGAGACGCTCGAAGAACGCCGATACGTGCCGCGGCGCGAACACGCAGGCCGCGGCAAAAAACGCGGCAATCAAACCGACTGCGAAGAACCGGCTTCCAATGCGGTGCGACTGGAACCCTTCAAAAATATCGATTTCGTCTTTCAGCTCAGCGACATAGTCGACCACGGCTCCTTGCAATTCGGAAGAACCGATTGCCTGCCCTTGTTCAAACTGAATCGCCGCGACCAGGTCTCCGTCGATTCCGTGCGTATGTTCGACGGAGATCGCCGTGTCGATGATCGAAGCTCCCCAGCCGCGCAGGGCGGTCAGGGCCTGGCCAAGACCATAAGCGAGCACAGGTACGCTGACCAGCATCATCAGTCCGCGATGTAGCGGGCTTAGATTGAAGCCGAAGTCGAGCAGGAACCAGAGCAGCAGCGTGCCAGAGATCCAGAAGATAGACGAGGTCAGCATCAGACCGATGCGTACTCGGTCGCGAGCATTTCTCAGCCGACGTAATTGCGTTTTCAGACTGCCAAGTTTCGAGGTGCTCATGCCAGGTTCGCTCGCTTTCGGGCAATCCATTCCGCCATCAATAGAGTCACCACGACAATGAACCACAGCGGCGTTCCCCAAATCGGGAAGCTACGGGAAATTTCTTCAATGACAGGTTCCAGCTTGATATCGTCGACCAGCGTACCAGCGTCTTGAAGTTCGTACGACTTTCCGCCGGTCGAGGTGGCCATTGCCTTTTGAAGTGCCAGATTGCGAGCCGGATTCCGTTGTTCTGCCGTTGCCCCGACAACATCGAAGCGAATTTCGCTCGGCGAGCCGTTGATGGGGTCACTCACACGGGCCGTGAACCTTCCGGCTTCAAAGACAGGAACACGGGCCTCGAAGCGGCCTGGGCGTGACTCACTTAGTTGAATGAGCGAAGGCTGGACGCCGGGCTCGTCTCCTAAAAAGACTTGAGCCTGCAGGCCTTCGGCGGGGAGGTCGTCCATGGTCAGTGGGTCGAAATTCTCGTCATAGGCTTCGACGGTCAGCAATGCCCGATCGTCGACCTGATATTCAGGCTGATCCATCGAAAGGACAAACCGCTTCTGGCTACCCAAGGCATGGCTCAGGGCCAGACGAGAAATGATCTGCGACCAGAACTGCCGATAGTAGCGTTCGCCGTGGATTCGGCGAAGCCGCCACAATTCGTTGAAGCCGATGTAAATGACTTCGCCATTACCATACCGGCGGGTTGCGATCAGCGGCTGAGGAGTCTTGCCGTCGGCACACACGTCGGTCGGGTGTTGAGCCAAGACATTGGCCTGCGAGTGCACGCCGAGTACCGGCTGGTACCAGGGAAGCTCACCCAGGTTTTCCCAGGGTTGCAGCGGATCAACCGAGCCGCTATCGCCCAGTTGCATGATGTCGGCTTGCTTGCCAAGCGGCGTGATTTCCATACGGAAAGGCTGGGCAGCGCGGATGGCAAGGGAACGGTCAAGTTTCACCGGCAGCATGTCGGCGATCTCGGTGTTGATCAGTTCCGATGGTCCATTGTTGGGACCGGAGACAATCACCAGACCCCCACCGAACTGTCCGACGAATTGCTTGAGCATCCGCGAGAACCGCTCGTTCAATGCTTCCGAAGGGACGTCACCCAGGAAGATCACATCGTTGGCGAAGAACTCGCTACGCTGCGGGGTAAGCGTGGGCAGGAACATCTCGTTGGCCTGACGCACCTTGGGGTCGGCCGAACGCAGGAAGGTGCGGAAACCTTCCATGCCGACCAGTCGATCGCGATGGAAGACTTCCTTCACGAAACGCCATTCCCACGTCGGTTCATTCTCGATGAACGTCAAGCGGATGTAGTCATCGACGATGTTGACCGCTCGCGACGACTGGTTGTTCTGTTCGCTCACTTCCCCTGGTAGGACATCGACCGAGGCGGAAATCAGGAAGCGGCCTGACTGCTGGGGAATGAAGGGGAACTCGAGGTACTGAATCGACGTGTCGAAGACGGCCGTTTGCGTGCCGACGATAATGTCTTGCCCAGTTGCCTCGGCGACCGACTCGCCTTGCATCGGTCGAGCGGTGACGGTGACCTGAGCCGATTCCCCTTCAGCACCCGATTGGCTGACGCGGACGGTGATGGTCGAGCGTTCTGCCTTCTTCATCTTTAGCGGCGGCTGAATCTCGACCTGCAAGTCACGCGTCGAGACGGCTCCGATCCCAATCGGATAAATCGGAACGCCCAGGCGATCGAGGGGAGTCGGATCGTTGTGTCCGCTGGAACCGAGAGGTGCTGTGCCTGAGTTGTGGGCGAAGTCACTGAACATGACCACGCCACCCAGACGACGCGACGACTGATTGCCCAGGTCGGTTACCAATTCACCGAGGGCAGTCACCTTACCGTTGGTTGTCAGTTCGGCGGCAACGGCTTGTGGCGAGGAAGGTTCATCATCGTTGCCGGCGCTGACGCGGCGCGCGACGCTGGTCGATTCGCCATCGAAGACAAAATACTCGATCTCTAAGTCGTGCTTGTCCTGGAGTTGTTCGATCAGGTTGTTGTCAGTTTTCTCCAGGTAAGCTTTCACCCATTGCTGTCGCGTGAGGGCAGGGGGGGCGATTTCGCTGCCGGTGCCTTCAGTGCCCAGGGCTTTGGTCAGTGCCGCAAGCTCGTCTGGGCTAAGATTGTCGCGAATATTCATGCTCTCGGTGCCGTCGAACACGAGGTAAAGCACCGGCTTGAGCATACGGTTGGCGGTCAGGCGAACCGTTGGATCGGCCAACGTGATGACGAGCATCACCAGAATCAGGGCCCGCGTCGCGGCTAGAGCAGCGGCCGGCAGAGTGCTGAGTCCACTTTGAATGCGAGTGTAGTACCAGACTGCGAAGCCAATCGCCGCGAGGCAGCCCACCAGCAGCCAGGTTGGGTCGGCTGCTGCCCAGGGCGCAGCGAACGAGAAGCTGACGCCATCGACTGATTCGACGTCGCTAATCCCGAGAAGCCAACCTATTACTTTTGAAATCATTCCGTTTCAATCACGATGAGGCCGAAGGGGCCGATTGCGCTCCCGAACGTCGATCGACGATCCAGGCCAACCACGACGGCATCGCCGCCACGGTCATTTCGATGATAAGTAAAAAGATCACCAGCATGATCAACCACTGCCACCACGAATGGCCTGACATTGGGATGCCACTGCCGCCGAGCAGTTGAGAGCTGTCTTCCCAACGATACTGGGGCGGCAGATTAAGGCCGGCAAACTGTTCTTCATCAAGCCGCGACAATTGCGATTCCCAAGCCGTAGGGGTTCCACTGATGGGAATACGGAACTGCGCGCGTCCATCGGCGGTGTCTCCCGAGGCGTCATTCTGCTCTCGGTCCGACAACCAATAGACGCCAGCGGAATCGAGGTTGTCGATCAGCACGCCGCGTGTTTCTTCGTTCAGGAAGCGTGGTGAGACCGAACTGACGATGCCACTGTCCGGGGCGATCAGTTGAATGTTGGAATCACCCACGCCTGGCGGAATTGGCAGCAAGGCCGTTTCGCCCACAGCGAAGTTGTACCGTTGGAACGTCGATGCCAGTTGATTTCGCAAGACGCGATCGAAGATCAAGACCGCGTTGGTGCTGGGCAAGGTTGACCACTCGGAACTGATGCCGGAACTGAAGAAGACAATCCGGCCTGATCCCACATGACGCTCGACGACGAACTCAACGCCATTATCAAACTGGGCGATCGTGGTGGCCGGGATGTCGACTGCAGGGCTGTCACCGTCGTCCCCAGATCGCTCGATCGTCGAGACGGGTGGCGTCCAGGAGAGCCACTTGTTTTCCAGTGGAGGCAGGTTTCCGGCAGCATTTTTGTTGTCGAGTGATTCGCCTTCGTCCGTCGGTACAACCGTTTTGAAGAAGAGAGCATCGGTATAGAGGTCGATCAACTGTGTTTCCTCCAGGTCGGCCAGGCGGAAGTAGGAATGGTCGAGCAACCCTTTGCCGGAGATGCGGAACGGTTGGAGGTCGTCGGAAAACTCGCTCAGGCTCTGACCAACCGCGGCTGGCTCGAGCGGCTTGGGAAGAATGCCTTGCCCACCTTGCCAGGCAACATCGTTCCACGCGTGCGGGTCAAAATCACCACCGGCAGCAATGGCGAGTTGCCCGCCCTGTTCGACGTACGAACGAAGCATGCTGACAAGTTCGACCGAAGGAGACTCGATACCGGCGACCACGGCCAGGCGAGCTTCGCGTAGTGCGGCCCGCAGTGGCTCCCCTTCCGCTTCACGCTGCGAGAGGTGAATCGGACGGATGAGGTGTTGTTCTTCGCGGCTTGATTCCGTCTGCGGGCACAGGAGTTGCCGCAGGACCCAGGTCTCGCCCAGACGCCCCAGCGCCGGCGACTCTTCGGTATCGCTCCACTGGTCAATAAATACAACGGGCGTCGAAGCGACCAGTGGCACAACGAGCGAACGTGAATCATCCGCCGGCAGGGCATCCCCAGCAATCGAAACGGTTAGAGGAATCGACGACATCCGGCTCGGGTCGACTTCCATCGCGTCGAAGACGTAATCAAACGCTAACGTCTGAACCGAATCGCCTTCCGGGAAGTCGGCGAACTTGGTCTCGACTTCGTTGTCGCGAACCTTGAACGAGATGGCGACATTCGATCGTGGCTCGTCCCCCTGGTAACGAACGCGGGCCACGATGCGGGTTGGCATGCCAACTTCAGCCATCCCGTCTGGCAAGCCGAATTCCTCAACCCAGGCATTGTTGGGCGTGCTGGAATCGGTACCAACCAGGATCACCGGCATCTCTTCCTCAGGCGGATTGCCGCGAGCAAGACGTTGCCACTGCGATGCTTGTTGATCGCCAAAGACAACGACGTAGGGAGAGAGAGAAGGCGTCTGTTCAGCCAGACGGCGTGCTTGATTCAATGCGTGCGTCAGTTCGCCGGGGCCATCAGTGGCGACGATCTTGTCGATCGCGTCAGCGGCATCGGTGCGGGAAGTGAAGGGGTCGGTGATGCGTCGCGACTGAGCACCGCAAAGAGCCACGACCGAGATCTGGCTGGCGGAAGGAAGCTTTTCGAGAAACTGCTTGGCTTGTTCGCGCGATGTCTCGAAGGCCGAGCCGGAGATCGATTCGAGCGAGTTGCTCATGCTGTTATCGAGCACCAGGATCGCGTGCGGTGGTTTCGATGTGCCAGGCAGTGCCGAGTCTGAACTGGTGAAGTAGGGGCGAGCCAGGGCCAAGCCGAACAGCAGTAGCGCTAGGGCTCGCAAGGCCATCAGCAAGAGGTCACGAATTCGCAGCAGTCGTCGATTCGACTGCATCGCTTCGAGCAGGAAGTCCATCGCAGCCCAGTGGACTGTGCGATAGCGATTGCGATTCATCAAGTGAATCAGTGCGGGGCCGGCCATCATGGCGGCACCAGCAATCGCGAATCCAGAAGCTACGAAAAATGGGAACATGAGGACCTGGTAGGGGTGCTATCGTGACTTAGTGACTAGCGGCTGGCATCCTGCTGGAACGATTCGATTCGCCCTTCTTGCAGGATGGGCAAGTAGCGATTGGGCATCGCCAAGATGAAACACCCGACCGCCGTACCATAGAGGTCGCCTGGCATGTTGTTGACATGGGCGCCCGCGTGCCACATTCCATGATAGCGAAGATCTTCCGGTCGATTAAACTGCGACTCGATCACCGCATCGCGGAGCGTCGGGTAGGAACGTTTCCAGTCTTCGCCGCCGGTCTGATACAGGGCCTGACCGACGTAGTAGAGCGTGTAGGCATCGAACGGAAGACGCCCGTTGTTCTTGTTGCTCTTTTCTTTCAGCTTGGCAATTTCGGCGTGAATGACTTCCATGTTCTTGGCAATCCGCCAGTCATCGTATTGGCCAAACTCTTGCAGGCAAACAACGCCTGCGGCGGCCATGGCCAACGATGCCTTGCCACCGTGGCGCGTGTAGGTGAACTGCCCAGGGTACTTCTGTTGTTCGGCTTCGGATGCGTCGCGAGAAACGCCTTCGGGGCTGTAGTGTTCGCGGACACTCCCGATAGCCAGATCGACCACTTCCGGAGCGACTTCAATGCCGGTGTCCATCGCACTACGTAGGGCCTTGGCCTGCATCACGGCCAGGCTTAGATCGTGCCCATTGTCTCGGCGGACAGCACGATAGTCCCAGCCGCCGTCTTCGGCCTGAGTGAACGCAATGAGCTTGAGTGCGCGATCCAAGACCTGGTTGATCCGCGTATCGTGCGTCATTCCGTGGGCTTGACCCAGGACAAACGTGGTGAGCCCGTGGTTGTACATGTCGCGTTGTGGATCGGCGACATTCAGTAGTCCCGAAGGACGAGGGCTGGAAAGGATTTTATTGATCGCTCGATCGAGCGGCTGGCCATATTTGCCACGGCCAGGGGCATGACCGTCCGCCATAAATGCGAGAGCCCCCATGCCAATCAGGCCTAGATCGTCCGATTCCCAGTCCCCGTTGGGCCCCTGGTTTTCGGCCAGCCAATTCAAGCCACGTTCGAGTGCCTGCCGGCCTTCTGGAGTGACTTCCCACTCTCCTTCCGCCATCGCGTGCGAACTGCACACAGCGGTAAACGCCAGGAGGGTCGATAAGATCAAAGTACGGGAAAAGGACATAGCCTGGCCAAGGAAAAGGGGTGTGCCAGTAATTTCAGCCGCCTGCCGACCCTTGGTGAAAAGCCGTGCAAAGCGTCATCTCTGAAAAGCTATGCCCTGGGTAGCAGGATCGTTTCGCGAAAAATCGCCAGACGAGAAAATTTCTGAATAATTCGTACTGGGTCCGAACGATCGGTTACCAAGACTGCCGAGGTTTACTGGACCACCATCAGCTTACGTTCGTCCTTGTTTTGATCGTCGTTGAGCCAGAGAAACCACTTCTCAGGCCCATAAAAGAGGGGGCCGGCAGCTGGACGTTCCTCGCCCGAGATCTCCAGCGTCTGCAGTGGGCTGACTTCACCTGAGCCAGGATCGAGGCGAACCACTTGGATCATCGGTTTTTGATCCTTTTCCGTTGGCCGCACGTGCGTAAGGCCAATCAGGCCGCTTTGGGTGCGGTGCCACGAGATCAGATTCTCGGGTTTGGCAACGGTGGAAGTGACTTTTCCGGAGTCTGCAGCCACCAGTAGCCATTGGTCAGGCTGTTCGACCAGCAGGGTCTCGTCGGCCAATAACTCGATGGATTGCACGTCGGTGCCTGGCATCGTCCAGCGCAGCGTGCCCGTGGCAACGTCGAAGCACTCCAGGCGAAGCGTACCGGCATGGAACGAGATCGCCTGATTACCGAGGATTTCGATGTCGCTCATCTGCTGGCCTGCCCAGCGAGAATCGGCTCGTTGTGGAAACGTCAGTTGCTTACGGACCCACTGGAGGTGTCCAGAGATATCGCACGACGCCAGCACACCACCTAGATCAATCAACAGCTGTTCGCGATGGGCAACCACGTGGCCAATTCCACGGTCGAACCACGTATCACGAATGCGAAACAAGGGATGACTGTCGAGTATCTCACCGGTGGATAGATCGACCCGCGAGAGTCGCACTGCATACGTAGACTGCGAAACCTCGCGCAATGTCACAATCAGAACGCGGCCTTGAACGGAAACCGGATCGGTGGCCAGGACCATTTGGTCGTCGAGGTTGGTCGCCCAGCGCTGGTCGCCCGTTTCGCGATCGAATCCATACAGGGCAAACCCTTTTTCGTGCAGCATCCGCGTGACGACCATGTCGCCAACCAGCAGTGGGACGCAGTTTGCGTAAGGATAGGCGTGTGCCTTGCCGCGGTCTTTATCCTTTTCGGATCGCTTCCACAATTCTTTCTGATTCTTCAGATCGAGCTTCCATAGTTCGAATCGATTGCAGAGATAGGCGTGATCGCCGGACGTCGTCATGCCCAGGGCCTTGCCGTGCCAATCAACACGTGAGTCTCGGACTGCGGTAGGGATTCGGTCTTGTTCGCGACCCCACGAACCCTTCAGGACGAAGTTGGTCGACTGAATCGAGGCTTTCTCTGGCCAGGCTGCATTGGCCGACGGATGGGTATCCGCCCCGGCGACTTCCTGCTGGGCAGCCTGGGTGCTGCGGATCACGGCAGTTTCGTTGACTAAGGAATTTGCCGAGAGCGTGGTCGATCCGATCGATATCGATCCGTTCGGTTCGGGCTGGTCGCCTGACGGCAGATGCCCGAGCATCAGCAGCCGAGCATCAATCTTGGACTTAAGCTCACCATCGGCCGAACGGGCAGCTTTGATGTAGTGCTGCAAGGAGGTAGCAAAGTCGCCGGCCGATGTTGCTTGATCGCCCAGCCACAGATGCGCTTCGGCAGCGGCCTGGGTATCGAAGAACTGGAGCGTTACCAATTCGACAATCTTGCGATCGCCACGCTGAATCGCTGAATTCACACGCAACTGGGCCAGGTCTGCGTGTTCCTTTTCCATCTGAAGCTTGAGGGCTTCGTGATTTTGAACGGCCATTTGAATGGCCGCGGTCACCGAGAAAAGGTGATCGGGGTCACGGCCAGAAGGGGCCAGCCCTTCCGCCGCCGACTCAGGGATCTGAGTGATCAAACGACACGCGTCGGCGATCGCATCACTTTCGAGCGCGGCATTCAGTTCGGCACTGATGTTGTACGCTTCCTTGCTGAGGTCCTCGACGAGCAACGTGGTTGATCGCCCTTCGGTCAGATAGTCGGTGTCTTGGTTGGCGCGATTGGAATGTCGTACGGCAATGCCGCCTGCCCAGTTGATGATGGGGAATTCGCTGCGCATTTTGCGAGAATCATACACATAATAACGGCGCATCGTCTCGCAGGCGTCGAGGATGTCGTTCCAGCGTTCCTGTTGGATTGCCATCAGGATTTCGGCGTTGAATCGCTCTTGCGAAAAGTATCCCATGGGATCGCGATTCATCGTCGGCAGGTTGAGTAGCTCGCGACGAAAGGCGGCATAGTCTTGCCGATCAGGCGTGGGAAGCTGCTCTTCAAACAGCTTGCCGAGTCGCTCTTCAGACCAACTGATGAAACGCTTCTCGTGATAGTCGAGCGGCCAGGTCCTGGTCAACGCGAGCATGTCCTTGATGACCTGCCGCTTCTCGGCATTGCCTGGGGCAGCCTGGATGGCTTCTTCGCAGAGAGTTGTCATGTGATCGTACGAAGAACTGGTGCAACTATAGCGACGCAGTCGCGTTGCCAGATCGGCTGGCAGCTTCGAGCCGTCCGGCAGGGTGAAAGGCTCGCTGGCGTAAGGAGATTCCCCCAGTTCTTTCCAACTGACCTGGTCGACCTTCTCCCAATGCTCTTTCGGGAATAATCGTGTGAGGCCCGGCAGCTCGCGTACCACCATCTTCTGGATCGTGAGGCGATGGTTCCCTTCGACCTTGGCCGCAGAAATACCAACGTGGTTGTAGGTTCCCTTGGTGTCGTTGTATTCGCCGGCAAGCAGCGCCCAGTGTTTGCCATCGAGACTGATCCAGCCGCGAATCTGACCACCCCCGGCCAATAGGCGAACCCAAACATGATCACTTACCTGAGCTGCCGGGTGTTCCAGCGGTTGGCGGTCGACCTCGTGTCCCGAATCCCAGATGTACGAGAACCGCGCGTACTGTTCGTCCGTTCTTCGGTTTTTGTTAAATACCAGGCCATCCTGGGGCGCAGGTACTTCCGCCGGTTGTCCCTCGGCGGGTTTCTTGCCTGGCTGCGTCAAGAACACGCCGTGCGATCGATCGACGCCGGTTAGTTCCAGCTCAACCAGGCGGATGCCGTAACCGGGGATGGGAACACAGGTCCAGCTGTGGGTCTCCGGGTTCTCGCTCACCAGGGAAAGCGTCCCGTCGGCGTTCTTTTCCAGTGAGGCTTGCTCGGCCAGCTTCGACTGCCACGGAAGATCCGCCGTACGATCAATTGCGACTTGCTGTGGGTAGTCTGGCTGTGCCTCTGGTAGAGACTGAAGTGGCCAGAGGTTCATGCGGCGAATGATCGATTCGCCTTCAACGTAGATTCGATCGGGCACCGATGGCAACGGCGT includes:
- a CDS encoding outer membrane protein assembly factor BamB family protein, which codes for MNDQDLIVLVQESPIDDLTLDQIQTLRARLPESPALRDALSERLQMDHHLVDALGASGDTPDQFVQKVIQRKQRQNAGSRWIVSLSIALVLIVGVGAGVFYQLQAGATPDDIAVTDDSTLPQDAPSTPGTSQRPAEQTTDASPMPTPGNSKESPTTDPVVIEDQPAEPIVSEPEPPIEEEALIPIDVAPLTFAHLTSLPEAGQRDSLTRSQFDTWLTKASDKLPSEVHEFRDGDRPQTRMKGWFRLKGKLPTQAALRFEMSDIHRVRFHFYCGNQGVTIVRHQHDYSPWYAYAMTAGDDGIQPKNLLLQANDGYREHRGPARHYRPVSFFFDDTTSELVFYRGDVEVIRTPLPSVPDRIYVEGESIIRRMNLWPLQSLPEAQPDYPQQVAIDRTADLPWQSKLAEQASLEKNADGTLSLVSENPETHSWTCVPIPGYGIRLVELELTGVDRSHGVFLTQPGKKPAEGQPAEVPAPQDGLVFNKNRRTDEQYARFSYIWDSGHEVDRQPLEHPAAQVSDHVWVRLLAGGGQIRGWISLDGKHWALLAGEYNDTKGTYNHVGISAAKVEGNHRLTIQKMVVRELPGLTRLFPKEHWEKVDQVSWKELGESPYASEPFTLPDGSKLPADLATRLRRYSCTSSSYDHMTTLCEEAIQAAPGNAEKRQVIKDMLALTRTWPLDYHEKRFISWSEERLGKLFEEQLPTPDRQDYAAFRRELLNLPTMNRDPMGYFSQERFNAEILMAIQQERWNDILDACETMRRYYVYDSRKMRSEFPIINWAGGIAVRHSNRANQDTDYLTEGRSTTLLVEDLSKEAYNISAELNAALESDAIADACRLITQIPESAAEGLAPSGRDPDHLFSVTAAIQMAVQNHEALKLQMEKEHADLAQLRVNSAIQRGDRKIVELVTLQFFDTQAAAEAHLWLGDQATSAGDFATSLQHYIKAARSADGELKSKIDARLLMLGHLPSGDQPEPNGSISIGSTTLSANSLVNETAVIRSTQAAQQEVAGADTHPSANAAWPEKASIQSTNFVLKGSWGREQDRIPTAVRDSRVDWHGKALGMTTSGDHAYLCNRFELWKLDLKNQKELWKRSEKDKDRGKAHAYPYANCVPLLVGDMVVTRMLHEKGFALYGFDRETGDQRWATNLDDQMVLATDPVSVQGRVLIVTLREVSQSTYAVRLSRVDLSTGEILDSHPLFRIRDTWFDRGIGHVVAHREQLLIDLGGVLASCDISGHLQWVRKQLTFPQRADSRWAGQQMSDIEILGNQAISFHAGTLRLECFDVATGTLRWTMPGTDVQSIELLADETLLVEQPDQWLLVAADSGKVTSTVAKPENLISWHRTQSGLIGLTHVRPTEKDQKPMIQVVRLDPGSGEVSPLQTLEISGEERPAAGPLFYGPEKWFLWLNDDQNKDERKLMVVQ